From Fusobacterium russii ATCC 25533, a single genomic window includes:
- a CDS encoding AAA family ATPase, protein MFPIFMWVKEYKGLKNFEITFDNDYEISCDKVLSTKNSKFEKGEKKTKNFYSINIDNIENVNLIIGKNGVGKTNILEMLSLNDKKLYNTFFFIGNVPNNEKILKLICGEPGLEYMRVYKIIAEDKKELLIAEIGSRESIRKIYRGCCEYEKELLKKIKESGIVKFCLSSMKSSLHQRNRIANDDIQKDDKRIYTLNISLKTNSKKYIYNYLISQNRENNNRNYKDAYLLLTIPRLYENTDEYKKINEILKKYFNNEKVKIESKLKLYEILEKDNLKKIILKNFCNYTFLYFIYDLIREKNSKNEIEEIINEELENKKSMCIDELVEYFLKEFLKEKIGIADELYKNILKFMKLFEKIEELKKIEKLEKLEELEDNKENIINYKINSQEYCKLIEEIMEEFDSITTPNERTKTMNYLETDGIYNFFNIEESGMSDGEKIKLQYFSTLYGVLEGEFRDKKYITLLFDEVEAFLHPEWSRIFLYELIKELEEKYPGKKFKLIFATHSPFLIADVLAKDCIYLEKQNGKIEAKIDSSKKTFGANIIDLFKNTMFLDSTFGKFATEKIKWVVDKIDKESYTDIKNNPEINYIIEEIGEKLISNKLKSMIESKLENKGNAKEYYKNKIEEYQAKIKKIEEEEGEK, encoded by the coding sequence ATGTTTCCAATATTTATGTGGGTTAAAGAATATAAAGGATTAAAAAATTTTGAAATTACTTTTGATAATGATTATGAAATTTCATGCGATAAAGTTTTAAGTACAAAAAATTCGAAATTTGAAAAAGGCGAAAAAAAGACAAAAAATTTCTACTCTATTAATATAGATAATATAGAAAATGTTAATTTAATAATTGGAAAAAACGGTGTTGGAAAAACAAATATTTTAGAAATGTTGTCCTTAAATGATAAAAAATTATATAACACATTTTTTTTTATTGGCAATGTACCTAATAATGAGAAAATACTAAAATTGATCTGCGGGGAACCAGGACTAGAATATATGAGGGTTTATAAAATTATTGCTGAAGACAAAAAAGAACTTTTGATTGCTGAAATAGGAAGTAGAGAAAGTATAAGAAAAATATATCGTGGGTGCTGTGAATATGAAAAAGAATTATTAAAAAAAATAAAAGAAAGTGGAATAGTAAAATTTTGTTTATCTAGTATGAAGAGTAGTCTTCATCAAAGAAACAGGATAGCTAATGACGATATCCAAAAAGATGATAAAAGAATTTATACTTTAAATATTAGTCTTAAAACAAATTCTAAAAAATACATTTATAATTATTTAATATCTCAAAATAGAGAAAATAATAATAGAAACTATAAAGATGCCTACTTATTATTAACTATCCCTAGATTATATGAAAATACTGATGAATATAAAAAAATAAATGAAATATTAAAAAAATATTTTAACAATGAGAAAGTTAAGATTGAGTCGAAATTAAAATTATATGAAATATTAGAGAAGGATAATTTAAAAAAAATTATTTTAAAAAATTTTTGTAATTATACATTTTTATATTTTATTTATGATTTGATAAGAGAAAAAAATTCAAAAAATGAAATAGAAGAAATAATAAATGAAGAATTAGAAAATAAAAAAAGTATGTGTATTGATGAGTTAGTAGAATATTTCCTTAAAGAATTTTTAAAAGAAAAAATTGGAATAGCAGATGAATTATATAAAAATATATTAAAATTTATGAAACTTTTTGAAAAAATAGAAGAACTTAAGAAAATAGAAAAATTAGAAAAATTAGAAGAATTAGAAGATAATAAAGAAAATATTATAAATTATAAAATAAATTCTCAAGAATATTGTAAATTAATAGAAGAAATTATGGAAGAATTTGACTCTATAACTACTCCTAATGAAAGAACTAAAACTATGAATTACTTAGAAACAGATGGGATTTATAATTTTTTTAATATAGAGGAAAGTGGAATGAGTGATGGAGAAAAAATAAAATTACAATATTTTTCAACTCTTTATGGTGTCTTGGAAGGAGAGTTTAGAGATAAAAAATATATTACTCTTTTATTTGACGAAGTAGAAGCCTTTTTACATCCTGAATGGAGTAGAATATTTTTATATGAATTAATAAAAGAATTAGAAGAAAAATATCCAGGAAAAAAATTTAAATTAATTTTTGCAACACATAGTCCATTCTTAATAGCTGATGTTCTAGCAAAAGATTGTATATATTTGGAAAAACAAAATGGAAAAATTGAAGCTAAAATAGATAGTAGTAAAAAAACTTTTGGAGCTAATATTATTGATTTATTTAAAAATACTATGTTTTTAGATTCAACATTTGGTAAATTTGCTACTGAAAAAATTAAATGGGTGGTAGATAAAATAGATAAGGAAAGTTATACTGATATAAAAAATAATCCTGAAATTAATTATATAATAGAAGAGATTGGAGAAAAGTTAATTTCTAATAAATTAAAATCAATGATTGAATCAAAACTTGAAAATAAAGGTAATGCTAAAGAATATTACAAAAATAAAATAGAAGAATACCAAGCTAAAATAAAAAAAATTGAAGAGGAAGAAGGGGAAAAATAA
- a CDS encoding ATP-binding protein: MEKIKIGRVVEIEGINIIIEINEKEISEKINFKVGNQVTPVLINKLISIALLNGKELIGKIEKIVENNRFYTEENFKKQDNKICVFASLIGIYDYYTKKFDEGINNFPFINSEVYSISSEIKKNIMSISSEYKLKIGKSFNDNDVEIFANPDILFGKHLGIFGNTGTGKSCTVTSIIQGLKDRLTDEEGNLVKASPKIIVFDSNNEYSNAFENTELKFLKIKKKELRLPHNKLNYSEYYKLFGASQGVQVPVLKESLQKNKKIKNDNYSFKDIEVEINKIIEENSKELDRNSKIVRSNFSYNQWKNWLNPLLNRIEMLEQNEEIKLIIDYSEEIENTVEKIKNDKENNIFIIELDFDKEELDIIMFIFSKLLYNECKNENIVLVLEEAHRYINEEDIGEYKLGNYYIQKIAREGRKFGISLIVSSQRPSELSKSVVSQCNSFIIHRLTNKSDNEFVYRILSNHSKGYLNLLSGLEKQHALVCGEAFGFTDIIKIETANPTPKSEDPKMIEKWRDNVRKK; this comes from the coding sequence ATGGAAAAAATAAAAATTGGAAGAGTAGTTGAAATTGAAGGTATAAATATTATTATTGAAATTAATGAAAAAGAAATTTCAGAAAAAATAAATTTTAAAGTAGGAAATCAAGTTACTCCTGTACTAATAAATAAACTTATATCAATTGCATTGTTGAATGGTAAGGAATTAATCGGAAAAATTGAAAAGATTGTTGAAAATAATAGATTTTATACAGAAGAAAATTTTAAAAAGCAAGATAATAAAATTTGTGTTTTTGCTAGTCTTATTGGAATATATGATTATTATACAAAAAAATTTGATGAAGGAATAAATAATTTTCCATTTATAAATTCTGAGGTTTATTCTATTTCCTCAGAAATAAAGAAAAATATTATGAGTATAAGTTCTGAATATAAATTAAAAATAGGAAAATCTTTTAATGATAATGATGTTGAAATATTTGCTAATCCTGATATATTATTTGGAAAACATTTAGGAATTTTTGGAAATACAGGAACAGGTAAAAGTTGTACAGTTACTTCTATTATCCAAGGATTAAAGGACAGATTAACTGATGAAGAAGGAAATTTAGTAAAAGCATCTCCTAAAATTATAGTATTTGATTCTAATAATGAATATTCTAATGCATTTGAAAATACCGAGTTAAAATTTTTAAAAATAAAGAAAAAAGAGTTGAGATTACCACATAATAAATTAAATTATAGTGAATATTATAAATTATTTGGAGCAAGTCAAGGAGTTCAAGTTCCTGTATTGAAAGAATCTTTACAAAAAAATAAAAAAATTAAAAATGATAATTATAGTTTCAAAGATATAGAAGTTGAAATAAATAAAATTATTGAAGAAAATTCTAAAGAATTAGATAGAAATAGCAAAATTGTAAGGAGTAATTTTAGTTATAATCAATGGAAAAATTGGCTTAATCCTCTTTTAAATAGAATAGAAATGCTAGAGCAAAATGAAGAAATAAAATTAATAATAGACTATAGTGAAGAAATTGAAAATACAGTAGAAAAAATAAAAAATGATAAAGAAAATAACATATTTATAATTGAATTAGATTTTGATAAAGAAGAATTGGATATAATAATGTTTATTTTTAGTAAACTTCTATATAATGAATGCAAAAATGAAAATATTGTATTAGTCCTTGAAGAAGCACATAGATATATTAATGAAGAAGATATTGGAGAATATAAATTAGGAAATTATTATATTCAAAAAATTGCAAGAGAAGGAAGAAAATTTGGGATTAGCTTGATAGTATCTAGTCAAAGACCTTCAGAATTATCCAAAAGTGTAGTTTCACAATGTAATTCTTTTATAATACATAGATTAACAAATAAAAGTGATAATGAATTTGTTTATAGAATTTTAAGTAATCATAGTAAAGGTTATTTAAATTTACTTTCAGGTTTAGAAAAACAGCATGCTTTAGTTTGTGGAGAAGCCTTTGGATTTACTGATATAATTAAAATAGAAACTGCAAATCCAACTCCAAAAAGTGAAGATCCAAAAATGATTGAAAAATGGAGAGATAATGTAAGAAAAAAGTAG
- a CDS encoding P-loop NTPase fold protein, producing MVKAIKKSLNKLSKIFKTLESIQVFSMLGIITNFIKECIKTEDEDLETIKRKIDSELEKLAKKIIIVIDDIDRLCDEEIREIFQLVKSIADFKNTIYILSYDREIVTKALDKTQQEKGEEYLEKIVQVPLVLPYISKNDLDKIFIDRLNTSINIPDKEYDNEYFSELYYNGLAESFENLRDIERYMNVFNFGINLAREELNINDYIAITLIKVFEPDLYEYIKNNKEYFSGTKFDEYLNKDKKEISDELEKIYEKLKKLEKRKIKKLMKVIFPKLGEMNYDEGFIDIWGKSRRIATPVYFESYFRLDFPEDEIKKSEIKRFREFSTEEDLTKIFKINNKKRKRLLELIIEEIEEISDEKAIILLKFIFSIADELKYEGPKGIFDFMDNPQYKITRIFFKILNNSNRNRYKIMGELFKYEKSSLQLLFSVLEMLNDSFFKKNLKSEYGIEENQLISLRDIAVTKILKESEKSEKIELGLLSILYTMKKLGKEEEAKKVFKNYLKNKDLLIDFIKEFISTRTTEINYSIRESTYLVKDYIEDFYDYEEFVKLVDEKFTNPNEEEAKIINHLKNAITREELQKD from the coding sequence TGTATTAAAACTGAAGATGAGGATTTAGAAACAATTAAAAGGAAAATAGATTCTGAATTAGAAAAACTTGCTAAAAAAATTATTATAGTAATTGATGATATTGATAGACTATGTGATGAAGAAATAAGAGAGATATTTCAATTGGTAAAATCAATTGCTGATTTTAAAAATACAATATATATTCTTTCTTATGATAGAGAAATAGTTACTAAAGCATTGGATAAAACACAACAAGAAAAAGGTGAAGAGTATTTAGAAAAAATAGTACAAGTTCCTTTAGTATTACCTTATATCTCAAAAAATGATTTAGATAAAATATTTATAGATAGACTTAACACATCTATTAATATCCCAGATAAAGAGTACGATAATGAATATTTTTCTGAGCTATATTATAATGGACTGGCTGAAAGTTTTGAGAATCTAAGAGATATAGAAAGATATATGAATGTTTTTAATTTTGGAATTAACCTTGCAAGAGAAGAACTAAATATAAATGATTATATTGCTATAACTTTAATAAAAGTATTTGAACCTGACTTGTATGAGTATATAAAAAATAATAAAGAATATTTTTCTGGTACAAAATTTGATGAATATTTGAATAAAGATAAGAAAGAAATTTCAGATGAGTTAGAAAAAATTTATGAAAAATTAAAAAAACTTGAAAAAAGAAAAATAAAAAAACTAATGAAAGTAATTTTTCCTAAATTAGGAGAAATGAACTATGATGAAGGTTTTATTGATATTTGGGGTAAATCGAGGAGAATAGCAACACCAGTATACTTTGAAAGTTATTTCAGATTAGATTTTCCAGAGGATGAAATAAAAAAATCAGAGATAAAGAGATTCAGAGAATTTTCTACTGAAGAGGATTTAACTAAGATTTTTAAGATAAATAATAAAAAAAGAAAAAGGCTTTTAGAATTAATAATAGAAGAAATTGAAGAAATATCAGATGAAAAGGCAATAATATTATTAAAATTTATTTTTAGTATAGCAGACGAACTAAAATATGAAGGTCCAAAAGGAATTTTTGATTTTATGGACAATCCCCAATATAAAATTACTAGAATATTTTTTAAAATATTAAATAATAGTAATAGAAATAGATATAAAATAATGGGAGAGCTTTTTAAATATGAGAAAAGTTCTCTTCAACTTTTGTTTTCTGTTTTAGAAATGTTGAATGATAGCTTTTTTAAAAAGAATTTAAAATCAGAGTACGGAATTGAAGAAAATCAGTTAATCTCTCTCAGAGATATAGCAGTTACAAAAATATTAAAAGAGAGTGAGAAATCAGAAAAAATAGAATTGGGATTATTAAGTATCTTATATACAATGAAAAAATTAGGAAAAGAAGAGGAAGCTAAAAAAGTATTTAAAAATTATTTAAAAAATAAAGATTTACTAATAGACTTTATAAAAGAATTTATAAGTACTAGAACAACTGAAATTAATTATTCAATCAGAGAAAGTACCTATTTAGTTAAAGATTATATAGAAGATTTTTATGATTATGAAGAATTTGTAAAATTAGTTGATGAAAAATTTACTAATCCTAATGAAGAGGAAGCTAAGATAATAAATCATCTAAAAAATGCTATTACTAGAGAAGAACTTCAAAAAGATTAA
- a CDS encoding SIR2 family protein: MEYIYQKSLYQFLKKEEINKIFINKDSKENKEVEIDDDILNFFLQNLKKIYKNSKNKIFGYGNENEKKKFEDFFKKLKGKNLKISKDKLENLLKEKYGIIREKVAPFITSDNLNFLISNGCSIYAGSKGINDTEEKDLSDIIEKYKSKKELQGLLKAVDFRGLSPEKVLDKLYQIENFYTNILSEKVVSEKIKNLIEEYKETLLKNYVLGVNYKNPYLHEELLLKLVSIKKQNHINIFTLNYDILIEISAEKLGIPINNGFQGFQIRKFNPANFNYKNYVETSNGDKKIEKSINLIKLHGSLSWEKDESALPYNIIEKQLELNKTDNENWKLDYNNKEKIIIYPVQTKKSYTLDLPYSEMFRQFNDVINKTNSTLFIMGYSFSDEHINDIIENSLSNPFINIVLFLYSNQEECLKNEYLKKLINRAYIDSRLTIFFGDTLSDFENIVSDILPIEAEKNPYREVIRQLEELVRTKNGDEK; encoded by the coding sequence ATGGAATATATTTATCAAAAAAGTTTATATCAATTTTTAAAAAAAGAAGAAATTAATAAAATTTTTATAAATAAAGACTCAAAAGAAAATAAAGAAGTGGAAATTGATGATGATATTTTAAATTTTTTCTTACAAAATTTAAAAAAAATTTATAAAAATTCAAAAAATAAAATATTTGGATATGGAAATGAAAATGAAAAAAAGAAATTTGAAGATTTTTTTAAAAAATTAAAAGGAAAAAATTTAAAAATTTCTAAAGATAAACTAGAAAATTTATTAAAAGAAAAATATGGAATAATTAGAGAAAAAGTAGCACCTTTTATTACTTCTGATAATCTTAATTTTTTAATTAGTAATGGCTGTTCTATTTATGCTGGTTCTAAAGGGATAAATGATACAGAAGAAAAAGATCTATCAGATATAATAGAAAAATATAAATCAAAAAAAGAGTTACAAGGCTTATTGAAAGCAGTTGATTTTAGAGGTTTATCCCCCGAAAAAGTTTTAGATAAACTTTATCAGATAGAAAATTTTTATACTAATATTTTAAGTGAAAAAGTAGTATCAGAAAAAATAAAAAACTTAATAGAAGAATATAAAGAAACTCTTTTAAAAAATTATGTTTTAGGAGTAAATTATAAAAATCCATATTTACATGAAGAATTACTTTTAAAATTAGTTTCTATAAAAAAACAAAATCATATTAATATTTTTACTTTAAATTATGATATTTTAATAGAAATATCTGCTGAAAAATTAGGTATTCCTATAAATAATGGATTTCAAGGCTTTCAAATTAGAAAATTTAACCCAGCAAATTTTAATTATAAAAATTATGTAGAAACAAGTAATGGAGATAAAAAAATAGAAAAAAGCATAAATTTAATAAAGTTACATGGTTCTCTTTCATGGGAAAAAGATGAATCTGCACTCCCATATAATATTATTGAAAAACAATTAGAATTAAATAAAACTGATAATGAAAATTGGAAACTAGATTATAATAATAAAGAGAAAATAATAATTTATCCAGTTCAAACAAAAAAATCATATACATTAGATTTACCTTATAGTGAAATGTTTAGACAATTTAATGATGTCATAAATAAGACTAATTCAACGCTTTTTATTATGGGATATAGTTTTTCAGATGAACATATAAATGATATTATAGAAAATTCTTTAAGTAATCCTTTCATAAATATTGTTCTATTTCTTTATTCTAATCAGGAGGAATGCTTAAAAAATGAATATTTGAAAAAATTAATAAATAGGGCTTATATAGATAGCAGATTAACAATATTTTTTGGTGATACATTAAGTGATTTTGAAAATATAGTATCTGATATATTACCAATTGAAGCTGAAAAAAATCCTTATAGAGAGGTAATAAGGCAATTAGAAGAACTTGTTAGAACAAAAAATGGTGATGAAAAATAA